The following are encoded together in the Planctobacterium marinum genome:
- the nusG gene encoding transcription termination/antitermination protein NusG has protein sequence MSEGVKRWYVVQAFSGYEGRVKKTLEEHIKMHEMEGYFGEILVPTEEVVEMRAGQKRKSERKFFPGYVLVEMEMNDDSWHLVKSIPRVLGFIGGTSDRPAPITKREADAILNRLQESVDKPKPKTLFEPGEVVRVTDGPFADFNGVVEEVDYEKSRLKVSVLIFGRSTPVELEFGQVEKG, from the coding sequence ATGTCTGAAGGCGTAAAAAGATGGTATGTAGTTCAGGCGTTTTCTGGCTACGAAGGCCGTGTTAAGAAGACCTTGGAAGAACACATCAAAATGCACGAAATGGAAGGCTATTTCGGCGAGATTTTGGTTCCTACCGAAGAAGTCGTAGAAATGCGCGCGGGTCAAAAACGCAAGAGCGAGCGCAAGTTTTTCCCAGGCTACGTGTTAGTCGAAATGGAAATGAACGACGATAGCTGGCACCTGGTTAAAAGCATTCCTCGAGTACTTGGTTTTATCGGTGGTACTTCTGACCGTCCGGCGCCAATTACCAAACGCGAAGCCGATGCGATCCTGAACAGATTGCAAGAGTCTGTAGACAAGCCGAAGCCAAAAACTTTGTTCGAGCCAGGCGAAGTGGTGCGTGTTACCGATGGTCCTTTTGCCGACTTCAACGGTGTAGTAGAAGAAGTAGACTACGAAAAGAGCCGCTTGAAAGTATCGGTACTTATCTTTGGCCGTTCTACCCCGGTAGAACTGGAATTTGGCCAGGTTGAAAAGGGGTAA
- a CDS encoding inosine/guanosine kinase — MKFPGRRKHKHYFPVQDKNSLIGQFHKAEPLQHSYIVGIDQVLVDIEAKVGDEFLERYNLKKGMSQLIEDDVTEALYAELQEKALINYEFAGGTIGNTLHNYSVLADDRSVLLGVMSENIKIGSYSYKYLSNTSSRVDLNYLQPVDGPIGRCFTLIDSQGERTFAISPAMINKLSTEYVDKEVIQNASALVFAAYSMRTNPGDTMTEATLKAVEYANEAGVPVVLTLGTKFLIEQNPEWWQEFVKKHVDILTMNEEEAEAITGIQNPLLAASKALDWVDMVMCTAGPVGLYMAGHCDKKYLRETEQQFIDAEIAEFNRYEYSRPMRLQDCEEPVKVYSYIPPYMGGPDKIMNTNGAGDGALAAVLHDICANEYHKLNVEKSTKHEQPAITYSSLSQISKYANRVSYEVLAQHSPRLSKGLPEREEVLDMAYWAT; from the coding sequence ATGAAATTTCCCGGTCGCCGCAAGCACAAACACTACTTCCCGGTTCAAGATAAAAACTCCCTGATTGGCCAGTTCCACAAAGCAGAACCATTACAGCACAGCTATATAGTGGGCATTGACCAGGTGTTGGTGGATATCGAAGCCAAAGTTGGCGACGAGTTTTTAGAACGCTACAACCTCAAAAAAGGCATGTCACAATTAATTGAGGATGACGTTACTGAAGCGCTCTATGCTGAATTACAGGAAAAAGCCCTTATCAACTATGAATTTGCCGGTGGCACCATTGGCAACACGCTGCATAACTACTCAGTATTAGCAGATGATCGCTCCGTACTGTTAGGCGTGATGTCAGAAAACATCAAAATAGGCAGTTACTCATACAAGTATCTAAGCAACACTTCCAGTCGTGTAGATCTCAACTACCTGCAACCGGTGGATGGCCCGATAGGGCGCTGCTTTACCCTTATCGACAGCCAAGGCGAGCGTACCTTTGCCATAAGCCCGGCCATGATCAATAAGTTATCAACGGAATATGTTGATAAAGAAGTTATTCAAAACGCTTCCGCTTTAGTCTTCGCGGCCTACTCTATGCGCACTAACCCGGGAGATACCATGACCGAAGCTACATTAAAGGCCGTGGAATACGCCAATGAGGCTGGTGTCCCTGTGGTACTCACCTTGGGCACAAAATTCTTAATAGAGCAAAACCCCGAATGGTGGCAAGAGTTCGTAAAAAAGCACGTTGATATACTCACAATGAACGAAGAGGAAGCGGAAGCCATCACTGGTATTCAAAACCCCCTTCTAGCGGCCAGCAAAGCGCTAGACTGGGTAGATATGGTCATGTGTACTGCAGGTCCTGTGGGTTTATATATGGCAGGACACTGCGATAAAAAATATCTGCGAGAAACCGAGCAACAGTTTATTGATGCCGAAATCGCTGAGTTCAACCGCTATGAGTACTCCCGTCCGATGCGCTTGCAAGACTGTGAAGAGCCGGTAAAAGTATACAGCTATATCCCCCCGTATATGGGTGGCCCTGATAAAATCATGAATACCAATGGTGCAGGTGATGGTGCGTTGGCGGCGGTATTACACGATATCTGCGCCAACGAATATCACAAGCTCAATGTAGAAAAGTCTACCAAACACGAGCAACCCGCTATCACCTACTCTTCGTTGTCACAAATTAGTAAGTACGCCAACCGCGTCAGCTACGAGGTGCTTGCACAACACTCACCGCGACTGAGCAAGGGCTTGCCCGAGCGGGAAGAAGTGCTGGATATGGCTTATTGGGCAACTTAA
- the rplA gene encoding 50S ribosomal protein L1 → MAKLTKRARLIRDKVDATKEYQISEAVALLKELATAKFAESVDVAVNLGIDARKSDQNVRGATVLPNGTGKEVRVAVFTQGANAEAAKEAGADIVGMDDLAEQVKKGEMNFDVVVASPDAMRVVGQLGQILGPRGLMPNPKTGTVTPDVATAVKNAKAGQVRYRNDKNGIIHASIGKIAFEANQIQENLEALLEALKKAKPSSAKGTYIKKVSLSTTMGAGITLDQGSLSQ, encoded by the coding sequence ATGGCTAAGTTAACAAAACGCGCTCGTCTGATCCGCGATAAAGTAGACGCCACTAAAGAATATCAAATCAGCGAAGCAGTCGCTTTGTTGAAAGAATTAGCAACAGCTAAATTCGCTGAAAGCGTAGATGTTGCTGTAAACCTGGGTATCGATGCTCGTAAATCTGACCAAAACGTTCGCGGTGCAACTGTACTGCCTAACGGTACTGGTAAAGAAGTACGCGTAGCTGTATTTACTCAAGGTGCTAACGCCGAAGCTGCTAAAGAAGCAGGTGCAGACATCGTAGGTATGGATGACCTTGCTGAGCAAGTTAAGAAAGGCGAAATGAACTTTGACGTTGTTGTTGCTTCTCCTGATGCAATGCGCGTTGTTGGTCAGTTAGGTCAAATCTTGGGTCCACGTGGCCTGATGCCTAACCCTAAGACTGGTACGGTTACGCCAGACGTCGCGACTGCAGTTAAAAATGCAAAAGCAGGTCAGGTTCGTTACAGAAACGACAAGAACGGTATCATCCACGCCAGCATTGGTAAGATTGCTTTTGAAGCTAATCAAATCCAGGAAAACCTTGAAGCTCTGTTAGAGGCGCTTAAGAAAGCTAAGCCTTCTTCTGCTAAAGGTACATACATCAAGAAAGTTAGCCTGAGCACCACTATGGGCGCTGGTATAACTTTAGATCAAGGTTCTTTGTCTCAATAA
- the secE gene encoding preprotein translocase subunit SecE, with product MSDNAVNQSGAMDSIKWVIAILFLAGAVGGNYYFGDFSVLYRAIGVVIAVIIGLLIAANTEKGSTFVNFAKESRTEVRKVVWPSRQEATQTTLIVLAATAVVALLLWGLDGIIVRVVGFITGIGA from the coding sequence ATGAGTGATAACGCAGTTAATCAGTCCGGTGCAATGGACAGCATTAAATGGGTCATAGCCATTTTATTTTTGGCTGGCGCCGTAGGTGGTAACTACTATTTCGGTGATTTCTCCGTATTGTATCGCGCCATTGGTGTGGTCATTGCGGTAATTATTGGTTTGCTGATTGCTGCCAACACTGAAAAAGGCAGCACCTTTGTCAACTTTGCAAAAGAGTCACGCACCGAAGTGCGCAAAGTTGTATGGCCTTCTCGTCAAGAAGCTACGCAAACTACTTTGATTGTTCTTGCTGCAACCGCCGTTGTTGCCTTGTTGCTTTGGGGCCTTGATGGCATCATTGTTCGGGTCGTTGGCTTTATTACCGGAATAGGAGCGTAA
- the rplK gene encoding 50S ribosomal protein L11, translated as MAKKVTGIIKLQVAAGAANPSPPVGPALGQHGVNIMEFCKAFNAKTESMEKGAPVPVEIFVYEDRSFTFETKTPPASFLLKKAAGVKSGSGRPNTEKVGKVTRAQLEEIAKTKEPDLTAADLDAAVRTIAGSARSMGLTVEE; from the coding sequence ATGGCTAAAAAAGTTACAGGCATTATCAAGCTACAAGTAGCTGCGGGTGCCGCAAACCCAAGTCCACCAGTTGGTCCTGCATTAGGTCAACACGGTGTTAACATCATGGAATTCTGTAAAGCGTTCAACGCTAAAACTGAGAGCATGGAAAAAGGTGCTCCGGTTCCAGTTGAAATCTTTGTATACGAAGACCGTTCTTTCACGTTTGAAACCAAAACTCCACCTGCGTCTTTCTTATTGAAGAAAGCAGCTGGCGTTAAGAGTGGTTCTGGTCGTCCTAACACTGAAAAAGTGGGTAAAGTGACGCGCGCTCAATTGGAAGAAATCGCGAAAACTAAAGAACCTGATTTGACTGCTGCTGATCTAGACGCAGCTGTTCGTACTATTGCTGGCTCTGCCCGCAGTATGGGTCTGACGGTAGAGGAATAA
- the rplJ gene encoding 50S ribosomal protein L10 has product MALGLEAKKEIVAEVTDVASRALSVAVAEYRGMEVADLTELRVKAREQGVYLRVIRNTLAKRALAESKFTGMDDALKGPLIYGFSLDAPGGAARLFKDFSKENDKLNVTALSIGSGLLGPEKLDAVASLPTRDEALAKLLATFKAPVGKFVQTINEVPSKFARVLTAIKEKKEAE; this is encoded by the coding sequence GTGGCACTAGGCTTAGAAGCAAAAAAAGAGATTGTAGCAGAAGTAACTGATGTTGCATCTCGCGCTCTATCCGTTGCCGTCGCTGAATATCGCGGAATGGAAGTTGCAGACCTGACTGAACTGCGTGTTAAAGCACGTGAGCAAGGCGTTTACCTGCGTGTTATCCGTAACACTTTGGCAAAGCGCGCTCTGGCTGAAAGCAAGTTCACAGGAATGGATGATGCACTGAAAGGCCCTCTGATTTACGGCTTTTCTTTGGATGCGCCAGGTGGTGCAGCGCGTTTGTTCAAAGATTTCTCTAAAGAGAATGACAAGTTGAACGTAACCGCGTTATCAATCGGTAGTGGTTTGTTGGGTCCAGAAAAACTGGACGCAGTAGCTTCCTTACCAACACGCGACGAAGCGTTGGCGAAATTACTTGCTACCTTCAAAGCGCCTGTTGGCAAGTTTGTACAGACTATTAACGAAGTACCAAGCAAGTTTGCCCGCGTATTGACGGCTATTAAAGAGAAAAAAGAAGCTGAATAA
- the rplL gene encoding 50S ribosomal protein L7/L12 produces MALTKEDILNAIAEMPVMELVELIEAAEEKFGVEATAAVAVAAGPAGDAGAAAEEKTEFDVVLTSFGGNKVAVIKAVRGATGLGLKEAKEVVESAPKAIKEGVSKDEAEALKAELEGAGAEVEIK; encoded by the coding sequence ATGGCTCTAACTAAAGAAGATATCTTAAACGCGATCGCTGAAATGCCAGTAATGGAACTGGTTGAACTGATCGAAGCTGCCGAAGAAAAATTCGGTGTTGAAGCAACTGCTGCTGTAGCTGTAGCTGCTGGCCCAGCTGGCGACGCAGGTGCTGCTGCTGAAGAGAAGACTGAATTCGACGTAGTTCTGACTTCTTTCGGTGGTAACAAGGTTGCAGTAATCAAGGCAGTTCGCGGCGCGACTGGTCTTGGCCTTAAAGAAGCTAAAGAAGTTGTTGAATCAGCTCCTAAAGCTATCAAAGAAGGTGTATCTAAAGACGAAGCTGAAGCACTTAAAGCTGAACTTGAAGGCGCTGGTGCAGAAGTTGAAATTAAGTAA